Proteins encoded in a region of the Drosophila busckii strain San Diego stock center, stock number 13000-0081.31 chromosome 2L, ASM1175060v1, whole genome shotgun sequence genome:
- the LOC108608142 gene encoding vacuolar protein sorting-associated protein 41 homolog isoform X2 — protein sequence MSETLPINSDSGSEEEEEEVEPKFKYQRIGNDLKNILNTDVVTCSAVHSKFLIFGTFRGCVYLLDHQGNSVESNLSNGDRHTHSVAVNHIDVDPKGEYVATCSDDGKVNITGLFSCENNQNLSFGKFIKAVALDPETKTGVRRFIVGHDKLTLYERNLLKKLKPSDLCAVEGSVLSISWQGNFVAWTSHLGVRVFDLSEKCSLGLMKWEVPPQARLENFRCHMQWSNPNTLLIGWVDTIRICVIRKRNAIEAASGNLPGYIVDPVSTFQTSFYICGLAPLAANQLVVLGYRKERSANYKALRPVLCVIEYKMNSCEEVCTDSLTLRGFEEYTVNDYSLGCIMEEHRYYIVAPKDIVVASLVEINDRVEWLIKHNTYPLVLTSRSNKMTKHVDWAAHVCTVCPHRDRALAADFVCGALDDRRGICWAYRRYQSVDHASDRHDAKAPTKCPATHPRTCRWTAAANCWRHARTVCERAHSHRQVHN from the exons ATGTCTGAGACCTTGCCAATAAATAGC GACTCTGGCAGCGAAGAGGAGGAAGAGGAGGTGGAACCAAAGTTCAAATATCAGCGTATAGGCAATGATCTTAAAAATATACTCAACACAGATGTGGTCACCTGCAGTGCCGTGCACTCAAAG TTTCTTATATTTGGCACTTTTAGGGGCTGTGTCTATCTTTTGGACCATCAGGGCAATTCAGTGGAATCCAATTTGAGTAATGGTGACCGCCATACGCACTCTGTTGCGGTTAATCACATTGATGTGGACCCCAAAGGCGAATATGTAGCTACTTGCTCCGATGATGGAAAG GTCAATATTACGGGATTATTCAGTTGTGAGAATAATCAAAACTTGAGCTTtggtaaatttataaaagctGTTGCATTGGATCCTGAAACAAAAACAGGAGTGCGACGTTTTATAGTGg gaCACGACAAATTAACGCTCTATGAGCGAAATTTACTAAAGAAACTAAAACCCAGCGATTTGTGTGCTGTGGAGGGCAGCGTCTTGTCCATTAGCTGGCAAGGTAACTTTGTAGCCTGGACAAGTCATttgggtgtgcgtgtgtttgacCTCAGCGAAAAATGCTCGCTGGGTCTGATGAAGTGGGAAGTGCCGCCACAGGCACGCTTGGAAAACTTTCGCTGCCACATGCAATGGTCCAATCCCAATACATTGCTCATTGGCTGGGTGGACACAATACGCATATGTGTAATACGCAAACGCAATGCCATCGAGGCAGCCTCTGGCAATTTGCCGGGCTATATAGTAGATCCAg TCTCAACATTTCAAAcatcattttatatatgcggCTTGGCGCCGTTGGCCGCCAATCAATTGGTGGTGCTTGGCTATCGCAAGGAGCGCAGCGCCAACTACAAGGCATTGCGTCCCGTGCTCTGCGTCATCGAATATAAAATGAACAGCTGTGAAGAAGTCTGCACCGATAGCCTAACGCTGCGTGGATTCGAGGAATACACGGTCAATGACTATAGCCTGGGCTGTATTATGGAGGAGCATCGTTATTATATAGTCGCGCCCAAGGATATTGTAGTGGCCAGTCTGGTAGAGATAAATGATCGTGTCGAGTGGCTCATTAAGCACAA CACTTATCCGCTGGTTTTGACCAGTCGTAGTAATAAGATGACAAAGCACGTTGACTGGGCAGCTCATGTGTGCACAGTTTGCCCGCATAGAGATCGTGCATTAGCTGCTGATTTCGTTTGTGGAGCACTAGATGATAGGCGCGGCATTTGCTGGGCATATAGGCGGTATCAAAGCGTGGATCATGCCAGCGATAGACATGACGCAAAGGCGCCAACCAAGTGCCCAGCGACACATCCTCGGACTTGTAggtggacagcagcagcgaattgTTGGCGACATGCTCGCACAGTTTGCGAGAGAGCACATAGCCACCGCCAagtgcataattaa